The proteins below come from a single Cylindrospermopsis raciborskii Cr2010 genomic window:
- a CDS encoding rhodanese-like domain-containing protein, with translation MEISGKEELQALDASQVKELLESQRVHLIDVREQEEFMGEHIPGSQLLPLSKLEPEKISLLTGKKIVIYCHSGNRSQQAAHRLIEFGFRDFSQLEGGISAWKKSGYVTNRNKNAPISIMRQVQIVAGTLVVAGTVLGVLVSPWFLILSGFVGSGLVFAGLTNTCAMAMLLKKLPYNQRG, from the coding sequence ATGGAGATTTCAGGTAAAGAAGAATTACAAGCATTAGATGCTTCACAGGTGAAAGAATTGTTAGAAAGCCAAAGAGTACATTTGATAGATGTGAGAGAGCAGGAAGAATTTATGGGTGAGCATATTCCCGGTTCTCAACTTTTACCTCTATCAAAATTGGAGCCAGAAAAAATATCCTTATTAACTGGCAAAAAGATAGTTATTTATTGCCATTCAGGAAATAGATCCCAACAAGCTGCTCATAGATTAATAGAATTTGGATTTAGGGATTTCAGTCAATTGGAGGGAGGAATTAGTGCTTGGAAAAAGTCAGGGTATGTAACTAATAGGAATAAAAATGCTCCTATAAGTATAATGAGACAAGTGCAAATAGTGGCAGGAACTTTGGTAGTTGCTGGGACAGTTTTAGGAGTTTTGGTTTCTCCTTGGTTTTTAATTTTAAGTGGTTTTGTAGGGAGTGGTTTGGTATTTGCTGGGTTAACTAATACTTGTGCCATGGCTATGCTATTGAAGAAATTGCCCTATAACCAAAGAGGTTGA
- a CDS encoding MBL fold metallo-hydrolase → MLFRQLFDRESSTYTYLIADEQTKAAVLVDPVVEQVERDLQVIEELGLTLQYCLETHIHADHITGTGKLRERTGCLGIVPANSFVSCADKQMEDGEILTLGEINVLAIGTPGHTDSHLAFLVNQEKLFTGDSLLIRGCGRTDFQSGSAETLFDIVTEKLFTLPDEIEVYPGHDYRGFTVSTIGEERKYNPRFKGYNRETFVKLMNELNLPNPQKMMAAVPANQLCGKAV, encoded by the coding sequence ATGTTATTTAGACAACTTTTTGACAGAGAATCTAGCACATATACATACTTAATTGCTGACGAGCAGACAAAAGCGGCCGTGCTAGTGGATCCTGTGGTGGAGCAAGTAGAAAGGGACTTACAGGTAATTGAGGAACTAGGTTTAACATTACAGTATTGCTTAGAAACTCATATTCATGCTGATCATATCACAGGTACAGGCAAACTGCGGGAGCGAACAGGGTGTTTGGGGATTGTACCTGCTAATTCTTTCGTCAGTTGTGCGGACAAACAGATGGAAGATGGGGAAATATTAACCCTGGGGGAGATTAATGTTTTAGCGATTGGGACACCGGGACATACGGACAGTCATTTAGCTTTTTTAGTCAATCAAGAGAAGTTGTTTACTGGGGATTCATTATTAATTAGAGGTTGCGGGAGAACTGATTTTCAAAGTGGAAGTGCGGAAACTCTATTTGACATTGTCACCGAAAAATTGTTTACACTTCCGGACGAAATAGAAGTTTATCCAGGACATGATTATAGAGGTTTTACAGTTTCTACTATCGGTGAAGAAAGAAAATATAACCCTCGGTTTAAGGGATATAATCGGGAGACATTTGTCAAACTAATGAATGAATTGAACTTGCCAAATCCTCAGAAAATGATGGCAGCAGTTCCTGCGAATCAACTTTGCGGTAAGGCGGTTTAA
- a CDS encoding ArsR/SmtB family transcription factor, whose amino-acid sequence MSDMYPEALIHVAEYFKVLSEVSRLQVLCCLKTGGKNVTQVIAETGLGQANVSKHLKILTQAGIVKRRPEGVMVIYEIVDPILFQLCDLVCDRLQVRLEEQTRELQDLRL is encoded by the coding sequence ATGTCAGATATGTATCCAGAAGCTCTAATCCATGTTGCAGAATATTTCAAAGTGTTGTCGGAGGTAAGTCGATTACAGGTTTTGTGCTGTTTGAAGACAGGAGGAAAAAATGTCACCCAGGTAATAGCAGAAACCGGTCTAGGTCAAGCGAATGTGTCTAAACACCTGAAGATTCTGACCCAAGCAGGTATTGTAAAAAGAAGACCTGAAGGGGTGATGGTGATTTATGAGATTGTGGATCCCATATTGTTTCAACTGTGCGATTTAGTGTGCGATCGCTTGCAGGTTAGATTAGAAGAGCAGACCAGGGAGTTACAGGATCTTAGATTGTAA
- a CDS encoding glutamyl-tRNA reductase, which yields MNIAVVGLSHKTAPVEVREKLSIPEPQTESAIAHLLNYPHIDEVAILSTCNRLEIYVVSSDIPQGIREVTQFLAEHSKLPVGSLRQHLFTLIHTDAVTHILRVAAGLDSLVLGEGQILAQVKNTHKLGQQYNGVKTILNRLFKQALTAGKRVRSETSIGTGAVSISSAAVELAQIKVENLELYRVLIVGAGKMSRLLVQHLISKGASHISIVNRSQERAAELAKQFPEVTIHIHLLPEMMSVISHSDLVFTSTSSTEPIINRSKLEMVLDPNHSLMLFDISVPRNVDSDVNCLNNVQVFNVDDLKAVVAQNYESRRKMAQEAEKILDEEVESFDIWWRSLETVSTISSLRNKIEHIREQELQKALSRLGSEFGEKHQEVIEALTRGIVNKILHDPMVQLRSQQDIEARRNCMRTLQMLFNLDTEEQFS from the coding sequence ATGAATATTGCAGTAGTGGGGTTAAGTCACAAAACAGCCCCAGTTGAAGTAAGAGAAAAATTAAGTATTCCTGAACCCCAAACCGAAAGTGCGATCGCTCACTTGCTCAACTATCCTCACATTGATGAGGTGGCTATCCTCAGTACCTGTAACCGGTTGGAAATTTATGTTGTGAGCAGCGATATCCCCCAGGGAATTCGGGAAGTGACACAGTTTCTCGCTGAGCATAGCAAACTACCTGTAGGTTCTTTACGTCAACATCTGTTTACTCTTATCCATACCGATGCTGTGACTCATATCTTGCGAGTTGCTGCTGGTTTGGATAGTCTAGTTCTTGGAGAAGGACAAATTCTGGCTCAGGTGAAAAATACTCACAAACTGGGACAGCAATACAATGGTGTAAAAACAATTTTAAATCGTTTATTTAAACAAGCTTTAACTGCTGGTAAAAGAGTTCGTTCTGAAACGAGCATTGGCACTGGAGCGGTCTCTATTAGTTCAGCAGCTGTAGAGTTGGCACAAATTAAGGTAGAAAATTTAGAACTATACCGGGTACTAATTGTGGGTGCGGGAAAAATGTCTCGTCTACTGGTACAACATTTGATTTCTAAGGGCGCATCCCATATTAGTATTGTTAATCGCTCCCAAGAACGAGCAGCAGAACTGGCTAAACAGTTCCCAGAGGTGACTATTCACATTCATCTCCTCCCAGAAATGATGTCTGTTATTTCTCATAGTGATTTAGTCTTTACTAGCACTTCCTCCACAGAACCAATTATCAACCGCTCTAAATTAGAAATGGTTTTAGACCCTAACCATTCTCTCATGTTGTTTGATATCTCCGTACCTCGCAATGTGGACTCGGATGTAAATTGTTTAAATAATGTCCAGGTTTTTAATGTGGATGACTTAAAAGCAGTGGTAGCTCAAAACTACGAAAGTCGTCGCAAAATGGCCCAAGAAGCTGAAAAAATCTTGGACGAAGAGGTGGAGTCTTTTGATATCTGGTGGCGCAGTTTGGAAACTGTCTCTACTATCAGTTCTTTGAGAAATAAAATCGAACACATCCGCGAACAAGAATTACAAAAGGCTCTTTCCCGATTGGGTTCGGAATTTGGCGAAAAACATCAGGAAGTAATTGAAGCCCTGACTAGGGGAATAGTTAATAAAATATTACATGACCCTATGGTACAATTACGATCACAACAGGACATAGAAGCCCGACGTAACTGTATGCGAACTTTACAAATGTTATTTAATTTGGATACGGAGGAGCAATTCAGCTAG
- the glpX gene encoding class II fructose-bisphosphatase, with translation MENTIGLEIIEVVEQAAIASAKWMGKGEKNTADQVAVEAMRKRMNKIYMRGRIVIGEGERDDAPMLYIGEEVGICANPDNAISCSPDELMEIDIAVDPCEGTNLVAYGQPGSMAVLAISERGGLFAAPDFYMKKLAAPPAAKGKVDINKSATENLKILSECLGRSIEELVIVVMKRERHNDLIKEIREAGARVQLISDGDVGAALSCGFSGTNIHALMGIGAAPEGVISAAAMRALGGHFQGQLIYDPAVVKTGLIGESKESNLERLSSMGINEPDKVYDAHELASGQTVLFAGCGITSGNLMQGVRFFQGGARTQSLVISTQSKTARFVDTIHMFEQPKVVQLH, from the coding sequence GTGGAAAATACAATTGGTTTAGAAATTATTGAGGTTGTCGAACAAGCTGCGATCGCCTCTGCAAAGTGGATGGGTAAGGGTGAAAAGAACACTGCTGACCAGGTAGCAGTAGAAGCTATGCGCAAACGGATGAATAAAATCTATATGCGCGGTCGCATTGTAATTGGTGAAGGAGAACGTGATGACGCGCCCATGCTTTACATCGGTGAAGAAGTGGGAATTTGTGCTAACCCAGACAATGCTATCTCCTGTAGTCCTGATGAGTTAATGGAAATTGATATTGCTGTTGACCCTTGTGAAGGTACTAATCTGGTAGCTTATGGACAACCAGGTTCCATGGCAGTTTTAGCAATTTCTGAACGAGGTGGTCTTTTTGCTGCTCCTGACTTCTATATGAAGAAGTTGGCCGCACCCCCAGCAGCTAAGGGTAAGGTTGATATCAACAAGTCAGCTACTGAAAACCTCAAAATTCTGTCGGAATGCTTAGGCCGATCTATTGAGGAACTGGTGATCGTTGTTATGAAGCGCGAGCGCCACAATGATTTAATTAAGGAGATCCGTGAAGCTGGTGCAAGAGTTCAATTGATCTCTGATGGTGATGTGGGTGCAGCTTTGTCTTGCGGTTTTTCTGGTACTAATATCCACGCTCTCATGGGTATTGGTGCAGCTCCTGAAGGTGTAATTTCTGCTGCTGCTATGCGCGCCCTAGGTGGTCACTTCCAAGGTCAGTTAATTTACGACCCCGCAGTGGTTAAAACTGGTTTGATTGGCGAAAGCAAGGAGTCTAATTTAGAACGACTTTCTTCTATGGGTATTAATGAACCAGATAAAGTTTATGATGCTCATGAATTGGCATCTGGTCAAACCGTCTTGTTTGCAGGTTGTGGTATTACTAGTGGTAATTTGATGCAAGGTGTGCGGTTCTTCCAGGGTGGTGCAAGAACTCAAAGTTTGGTCATCTCTACCCAGTCTAAGACTGCTCGCTTTGTAGATACTATTCACATGTTTGAACAACCTAAAGTTGTGCAACTGCACTAA
- the tadA gene encoding tRNA adenosine(34) deaminase TadA, producing the protein MSEALKLAQIAGDAGEVPVGCVIVNPQGNLIGQGENRKQRDQDPTAHAEIIAIRSAARTLQNWHLDQCTLYVTLEPCPMCAGAIIHARLQTLVYAVDDPKTGAIRTVINIPGSPASNHRLQVIGGMLESASREKLQSWFVGQRYQKNQKSAYES; encoded by the coding sequence ATGAGTGAAGCTCTTAAACTAGCACAGATTGCGGGTGATGCGGGAGAAGTACCTGTGGGGTGTGTAATTGTGAATCCCCAGGGTAATTTAATTGGTCAGGGGGAAAACCGCAAACAACGAGATCAAGATCCTACCGCCCATGCAGAAATTATTGCCATTCGTTCAGCAGCAAGAACCTTACAAAATTGGCACTTAGATCAATGTACACTTTATGTCACCCTAGAGCCATGTCCTATGTGCGCTGGTGCTATAATTCACGCACGGTTACAGACTTTAGTCTACGCAGTGGACGATCCTAAAACTGGTGCCATTCGTACTGTTATTAACATCCCTGGTAGTCCTGCATCCAATCACCGTTTACAAGTTATTGGAGGTATGCTGGAATCAGCTTCCCGTGAAAAATTACAGTCTTGGTTTGTGGGTCAAAGATACCAAAAAAATCAAAAATCTGCTTATGAATCATAG
- a CDS encoding lysophospholipid acyltransferase family protein: MKESHSASTSFAGQSPNICLDPPFSHTRSWISPWLTPLAYWLGYNLVIPSFFGRIDVAGQQHIPIKGPVILAPTHRSRWDPLLLAYAAGRYITGRDLRFMVMSSECRGIQGWFILSMGGFAVNLQRPGIRSLRHAVDLMLGGEMLVIYPEGGIFRDGKIHPLKSGIARLSINAQSLDPNLDIKIIPVAINYDRPYPSWGTKVKIRIGEPVKVTDYIHGCLKQNAKYLTRDLRSKLQEVADSQPDFSLRANCLTNS, encoded by the coding sequence ATGAAGGAATCTCACTCTGCTTCTACCAGTTTCGCGGGTCAGTCTCCAAATATTTGCTTAGATCCTCCCTTTTCCCACACTAGGTCATGGATTTCTCCCTGGTTAACTCCCTTGGCCTATTGGTTAGGATATAATTTGGTTATACCCTCGTTTTTTGGTCGTATTGATGTTGCGGGTCAACAACATATTCCCATCAAAGGTCCAGTAATTCTAGCACCTACACACCGTTCTCGCTGGGATCCCCTGCTTTTAGCTTATGCTGCGGGGCGTTATATTACCGGACGGGATCTGAGATTTATGGTGATGAGTAGTGAATGTCGAGGGATACAAGGTTGGTTTATTCTCAGTATGGGGGGTTTTGCTGTCAATCTTCAACGTCCTGGGATTAGATCTCTACGTCATGCTGTAGATTTAATGTTAGGGGGAGAAATGTTAGTTATTTATCCCGAGGGTGGAATTTTTCGAGATGGTAAGATTCATCCCTTAAAATCCGGTATAGCTCGTTTGTCTATAAATGCTCAATCTCTAGATCCTAATTTAGACATCAAGATTATACCTGTTGCTATTAATTACGATCGACCCTACCCTAGTTGGGGAACAAAAGTCAAAATTCGTATTGGTGAACCAGTTAAAGTTACGGATTATATACATGGTTGTTTAAAACAGAATGCTAAGTATTTAACTAGGGATTTAAGAAGTAAATTACAAGAAGTTGCTGATTCCCAACCAGATTTCTCTTTAAGAGCTAATTGTTTAACCAACTCCTAA
- a CDS encoding S8 family serine peptidase: MINNQPVVLQRGGEELILIKSTERFTLRFHADLSKEELSRISWGKWQRTIPRAKLELFTVAPNQIELAMSQARSDQRVVFASHVYQLQDNPSSYVYLSDQITIQFAAWVDTNKITIITSSLNLTEEKPIADLPNTFIFLVSKESPHNPLKIANQLQTLPEVLAAEPNVFIQQETHYRPSDSLYPQQWYLNHNGGNQLAISSHICVEQAWDITRGIRSVVVAVVDDSFDLNHPDLQGVGKIVAPRDLKEKDFLPLPGEQETSHGTACAGLAVAEENGQGIVGVAPGCALMPIRTTGYLDDESIEDIFNWALKYNASVISCSWGASAVYFPLSLRQKAAITRAATQGRNGKGCVILFAAGNANRPISGTIDEKNWPKDLLKGKTKWLSGFAIHPDVIAVSASTSLNKKAAYSNWGENISVCAPSNNAPPGMWFQESGFVYTQPTISTTIDGLGMLTTDQIGKAGYNPGNFTNNFGGTSSATPVVAGLAALMLSANPDLTAQQVNRILQETTDKIVDPQPDPQLGLQGGTYNSNGHCLWFGYGKVNAAKAVRAAQKLRGNGLVANNANKLIRGENKTQVTIPDGQKQGVRTTIVVPQNIIINDIRIAVNISHDFLGDLEIYLISPNSQSLLLQSRTLGRQTRLEKTYTLSSQPVLKQLLNSSAKGNWQLHVVDCSPQDMGKLNGWELLIAYGD; this comes from the coding sequence ATGATCAACAACCAACCAGTAGTTTTACAACGTGGAGGAGAAGAGTTAATTCTCATAAAATCCACGGAACGTTTTACCCTTCGTTTCCATGCTGACCTAAGCAAAGAGGAATTATCCAGGATCTCCTGGGGAAAATGGCAGCGTACTATTCCCAGAGCGAAGTTGGAATTGTTCACTGTTGCACCGAATCAGATAGAATTGGCTATGTCCCAAGCTAGATCTGATCAAAGAGTGGTTTTTGCCAGTCATGTTTATCAATTACAGGATAACCCTAGCAGCTATGTCTATTTAAGTGATCAGATAACAATTCAATTTGCCGCTTGGGTAGACACTAATAAGATTACTATTATAACCTCTTCACTTAATCTAACTGAAGAAAAACCCATAGCTGATTTACCCAATACCTTTATATTTTTAGTCAGCAAAGAGTCCCCACATAATCCTCTCAAAATTGCCAACCAACTACAAACCCTACCAGAAGTCTTAGCAGCTGAACCAAACGTTTTTATTCAACAAGAAACCCATTACAGACCCAGCGATTCCCTCTATCCTCAACAGTGGTATCTCAATCACAATGGTGGAAATCAACTGGCGATCAGTTCACACATTTGTGTAGAGCAAGCTTGGGATATAACTCGTGGGATACGTTCAGTGGTAGTCGCAGTTGTGGATGACTCCTTTGATTTGAACCACCCAGATTTACAAGGAGTGGGTAAAATTGTTGCTCCCAGAGATTTGAAAGAAAAAGACTTTTTACCCCTACCAGGAGAGCAAGAAACTAGTCATGGTACTGCTTGTGCTGGACTAGCAGTTGCTGAAGAAAATGGACAGGGTATTGTTGGTGTGGCCCCCGGTTGTGCCCTCATGCCAATTCGTACAACTGGATATTTGGATGATGAATCAATTGAGGACATATTCAACTGGGCATTAAAATACAATGCCAGTGTTATCTCCTGTAGCTGGGGAGCATCTGCGGTTTATTTTCCCTTATCTTTACGCCAAAAAGCAGCAATTACCCGTGCTGCAACCCAGGGACGGAATGGAAAAGGATGTGTAATTCTTTTTGCAGCAGGTAATGCTAACCGTCCCATTAGTGGTACAATAGACGAGAAGAATTGGCCTAAGGATCTGTTAAAAGGCAAAACCAAGTGGTTAAGTGGTTTTGCTATTCATCCCGATGTAATTGCCGTTTCTGCATCTACAAGTTTAAATAAAAAAGCCGCCTACAGCAATTGGGGAGAGAATATTTCTGTTTGCGCTCCTAGTAATAATGCTCCTCCGGGAATGTGGTTTCAAGAAAGTGGTTTTGTTTACACCCAACCGACTATTTCAACAACTATAGATGGCCTGGGAATGTTGACAACAGATCAAATAGGGAAAGCGGGTTACAATCCTGGAAACTTCACTAATAATTTTGGTGGAACTTCCAGTGCTACCCCTGTGGTTGCTGGATTAGCAGCATTAATGTTATCAGCCAATCCGGATTTAACCGCTCAACAAGTCAACCGTATTTTACAAGAAACCACTGATAAAATTGTTGATCCACAACCAGATCCCCAATTGGGTTTGCAGGGAGGTACTTATAATAGCAATGGTCATTGCTTGTGGTTTGGTTATGGTAAGGTGAATGCAGCTAAAGCAGTAAGAGCAGCCCAAAAATTAAGAGGGAATGGATTGGTTGCCAATAATGCCAATAAATTGATCAGGGGGGAAAATAAAACTCAGGTTACTATTCCCGATGGGCAAAAACAAGGAGTGAGAACTACAATTGTGGTTCCTCAAAATATTATTATTAATGATATTAGAATTGCCGTGAATATTAGCCATGATTTTTTGGGAGATCTAGAAATTTATTTGATTTCCCCCAACAGTCAATCTTTGTTATTGCAAAGTCGCACTCTAGGAAGACAAACCCGTTTAGAAAAAACCTATACACTTAGTTCCCAACCGGTTCTCAAACAGCTGCTAAATTCATCAGCTAAGGGAAATTGGCAGTTACATGTTGTTGACTGTTCTCCCCAGGATATGGGTAAACTCAATGGTTGGGAATTACTGATTGCTTATGGGGATTAG
- a CDS encoding tetratricopeptide repeat protein gives MNLKTIYLLPIIFCSLSLPAQSQVVQSQNKPVQTKPNDKQPSPTPSKSENTSLLSITGGDRLMKEGQEAVSGKNYTLAVKKLQEARQIYNQLSTFYQDLNASFSGIDFSISDSHRKKALETAQKRDEATYQLALVHRSLNQPDLAIPLLIQVIKSQNPTWELGKKAYQQLWELGFVDTPYPGKTDNPGK, from the coding sequence ATGAATCTAAAAACTATTTACTTATTGCCCATAATATTTTGTAGTCTGTCCTTACCCGCTCAATCTCAGGTAGTCCAGTCACAAAATAAACCAGTACAGACTAAACCTAATGATAAGCAACCCAGTCCAACCCCAAGCAAGAGTGAAAATACCAGTCTACTAAGTATTACAGGAGGCGATCGCCTGATGAAGGAGGGACAGGAAGCGGTGTCTGGCAAAAACTATACCCTAGCGGTGAAAAAACTCCAGGAAGCTCGTCAAATATATAATCAGCTATCTACTTTTTACCAAGATTTAAATGCCAGTTTTTCCGGGATTGACTTTAGCATCTCTGATTCCCACCGCAAAAAGGCCCTAGAAACAGCCCAAAAACGAGATGAAGCAACTTATCAGTTAGCATTGGTACATCGTTCATTAAACCAACCTGATTTGGCCATACCTCTTTTAATTCAAGTCATTAAGAGTCAAAACCCTACCTGGGAACTAGGCAAAAAGGCTTATCAACAACTGTGGGAACTAGGTTTTGTCGACACACCTTATCCTGGAAAGACGGACAATCCAGGAAAGTAG
- a CDS encoding BolA family protein: MITPQQVEQMIKGELPDAQVQVQDLTGGGDHYQVTVVSSQFAGKGLVQQHRIVYDALKQAMSTEAIHALALKTSAP, from the coding sequence ATGATAACTCCCCAACAGGTTGAACAAATGATTAAAGGAGAACTACCGGATGCACAAGTGCAAGTGCAAGACCTAACCGGTGGTGGAGACCACTATCAAGTAACAGTGGTTTCATCCCAGTTTGCGGGTAAAGGACTTGTACAACAACATCGGATAGTTTATGATGCTTTAAAACAAGCTATGTCAACCGAGGCGATTCACGCTTTGGCTTTGAAAACATCTGCTCCCTAG
- the grxD gene encoding Grx4 family monothiol glutaredoxin, whose protein sequence is MTVENPTEITATIDKLVKENKIMVFMKGTKLMPQCGFSNNVVQILNTLGVPFETFDVLSDYNVRQGIKEYSNWPTIPQVYINGEFVGGSDILIELYQKGELQQKVEVALAS, encoded by the coding sequence ATGACAGTAGAAAACCCAACAGAAATTACAGCAACAATTGATAAATTAGTCAAAGAAAACAAAATAATGGTTTTCATGAAAGGAACTAAATTAATGCCTCAATGTGGTTTCTCTAATAATGTTGTACAAATTCTCAACACTTTAGGAGTCCCCTTTGAGACCTTTGATGTTCTTTCTGACTATAACGTTCGTCAAGGTATTAAGGAATATTCAAACTGGCCCACAATTCCCCAGGTTTACATTAATGGGGAATTTGTTGGTGGGTCTGATATTTTGATTGAACTATATCAAAAAGGTGAATTACAGCAAAAAGTTGAAGTAGCATTAGCTTCTTAA
- a CDS encoding MFS transporter, protein MKAIYTQQEEVQNPHRWLTVLGIGIGVFIFALDVYIVNLALPVMIQSHSLGIASGLLSLSRILGQTVGVPLVGAIFSFTTITSADLSFSIDVTNAPVEALVFGTQITFRAVAGLLLISTMLVICFWWLNKNFANGFPLRLKRGIKEDI, encoded by the coding sequence ATGAAAGCGATTTACACCCAGCAAGAAGAAGTTCAAAATCCCCACAGGTGGTTAACAGTTCTAGGTATTGGAATTGGGGTGTTCATTTTTGCCCTAGATGTTTATATCGTCAATTTGGCTTTACCTGTGATGATTCAATCACATAGCTTGGGTATTGCTTCTGGTTTGTTATCCTTATCCAGGATTTTAGGACAAACGGTAGGAGTTCCCCTGGTGGGAGCCATATTCTCTTTTACGACTATTACCAGTGCTGATCTTAGTTTTAGTATAGATGTGACGAATGCACCAGTTGAAGCTCTAGTTTTTGGCACACAAATTACCTTTAGAGCTGTAGCTGGTCTGTTATTGATATCTACAATGTTGGTAATTTGTTTTTGGTGGCTCAATAAAAACTTTGCCAACGGGTTCCCCCTTAGATTAAAAAGGGGGATTAAAGAGGATATTTAA
- a CDS encoding homocitrate synthase/isopropylmalate synthase family protein: MIKILDSTLREGEQTPGVYFSPEKKLVIARLLDEIGVDVIEVGNPSVDNEIAWAIQQIVKEGLKAKIGAHSLCKIDAVKKAIDCGVDFLGVFFSVSQKRLKQDYNICLSAAIEKIVEVIEYAKTQKPDLLIRYTPEDTVRSSMENVVQAATAAIKAGADIVSIADTTGYTTPFDPSRSIYVQVKTLKEELANQGLYPQIEVHCHNDKGLALTNALDAYRAGVDMIDTAVMGLGERAGIVDLAELLVNLVDMGEAKKWQLHFLRDLYDFVSKYAHIVIPPNRPITGKNAFTHYAGVHVKAVVKDESLYQSLDPQTLGMKSGIALGMQSGSTAVEQALIHIGRQDLAQNKDLVSKILQAVKEMAKRGTPIDIQEDLPSIIDRYQIQGSEKLLDIP; the protein is encoded by the coding sequence ATGATTAAAATTCTGGATTCTACGCTAAGAGAAGGTGAGCAGACACCAGGGGTTTATTTTTCTCCGGAAAAAAAGTTAGTAATTGCCCGGTTATTAGATGAAATAGGTGTAGATGTGATTGAGGTGGGTAATCCATCAGTAGATAATGAAATTGCTTGGGCTATTCAACAAATAGTTAAGGAGGGTCTTAAAGCTAAAATTGGTGCTCATTCGCTGTGCAAAATAGATGCTGTCAAAAAAGCTATTGATTGCGGAGTTGACTTTTTGGGGGTGTTTTTCAGTGTTTCGCAAAAGCGATTGAAACAAGACTATAACATTTGTTTATCAGCAGCAATAGAGAAGATTGTAGAAGTAATTGAATATGCAAAAACCCAAAAACCCGATTTATTAATTAGATACACACCGGAGGATACAGTTAGATCATCTATGGAAAATGTTGTTCAAGCAGCTACTGCAGCGATTAAAGCGGGGGCGGACATCGTTAGTATAGCTGATACAACAGGTTATACGACACCTTTTGATCCTAGTCGTAGTATTTATGTGCAGGTAAAAACCTTGAAAGAAGAACTAGCCAATCAAGGTTTATACCCGCAAATAGAAGTACATTGTCATAATGACAAGGGCCTAGCGCTAACCAATGCTTTAGATGCTTATAGAGCGGGGGTAGATATGATTGATACAGCAGTTATGGGATTGGGAGAAAGAGCGGGAATTGTGGACTTGGCAGAATTATTGGTTAACTTAGTTGACATGGGAGAAGCAAAAAAATGGCAACTCCATTTTCTGCGAGATTTATATGATTTTGTTAGTAAATATGCCCACATTGTAATTCCTCCCAATCGACCAATAACTGGTAAAAATGCCTTCACCCATTATGCGGGTGTTCACGTAAAAGCAGTGGTAAAAGATGAGAGTTTGTATCAGAGTTTAGATCCCCAAACTTTAGGAATGAAAAGTGGTATAGCATTGGGAATGCAATCTGGATCTACTGCTGTAGAACAGGCTTTAATTCACATTGGTAGACAAGATTTGGCACAAAATAAAGATTTAGTCAGCAAAATCTTACAAGCAGTGAAAGAAATGGCCAAAAGAGGTACACCCATAGATATTCAGGAGGATTTACCAAGTATTATTGACCGTTATCAAATTCAAGGATCTGAAAAACTCCTGGACATACCCTAA